From one Lotus japonicus ecotype B-129 chromosome 3, LjGifu_v1.2 genomic stretch:
- the LOC130747195 gene encoding UDP-D-apiose/UDP-D-xylose synthase 2-like yields the protein MASSRVDLDGNPIAPLTICMIGAGGFIGSHLCEKLMSETPHKVLALDVYSDKIKHLLEPDNLPWHGRIHFHRLNIKHDSRLEGLIKMADLTINLAAICTPADYNTRPLDTIYSNFIDALPVVKYCSENNKRLIHFSTCEVYGKTIGSFLPKDSPLRQDPAYYVLKEDESPCIFGSIEKQRWSYACAKQLIERLIYAEGAENNMEFTIVRPFNWIGPRMDFIPGIDGPSEGVPRVLACFSNNLLRGEPLKLVDGGESQRTFVYIKDAIEAVLLMIENPGRANGHIFNVGNPHNEVTVRQLAEMMIQVYSKVSGEQAPETPTLDVSSKEFYGEGYDDSDKRIPDMTIINRQLGWNPKTSLWDLLESTLTYQHRTYAEAVKKAIAKPIAS from the exons ATGGCTTCATCACGCGTGGATCTCGACGGCAACCCCATCGCGCCGCTCACAATCTGCATGATCGGCGCCGGCGGCTTCATCGGCTCCCACCTCTGCGAGAAGCTCATGTCCGAAACCCCTCACAAGGTTCTCGCCTTGGATGTCTACAGCGACAAGATCAAGCACCTCTTGGAACCCGACAACCTCCCTTGGCATGGCCGCATCCACTTCCACCGCCTCAACATCAAACACGATTCCAGGCTCGAGGGTCTCATCAAAATGGCAGATCTG ACCATTAATCTCGCTGCTATTTGTACACCTGCTGATTACAACACCAGACCCCTTGATACCATTTACAGTAATTTCATTGATGCTCTTCCTGTG GTGAAGTATTGTTCTGAGAATAACAAGAGGCTTATCCATTTCTCTACTTGTGAAGTGTATGGGAAAACGATTGGAAGCTTTCTCCCCAAAGATAGTCCTCTTCGTCAG GATCCTGCATACTATGTTCTTAAAGAAGATGAGTCTCCTTGCATTTTTGGTTCAATCGAAAAGCAAAGGTGGTCATATGCTTGTGCTAAACAGTTGATTGAGAGGCTGATTTATG CTGAGGGTGCTGAAAATAACATGGAGTTCACGATTGTGAGGCCATTCAATTGGATTGGACCTAGAATGGACTTCATTCCTGGCATTGATGGTCCAAGTGAGGGTGTTCCTCGTGTTTTGGCATGTTTTAGCAAT AATCTTCTTAGAGGAGAGCCCCTCAAGCTTGTGGATGGTGGCGAATCCCAGAGAACCTTTGTTTATATCAAAGATGCTATTGAAGCTGTCTTATTGATGATT GAAAATCCTGGCAGGGCTAATGGCCACATCTTTAATGTGGGTAACCCACACAATGAGGTTACTGTCAGGCAGCTTGCTGAAATGATGATTCAG GTCTATTCAAAGGTAAGCGGAGAACAAGCTCCTGAAACACCTACACTTGATGTGAGCTCAAAGGAATTTTACGGTGAGGGATATGATGACAGTGACAAGAGAATTCCTGACATGACCATAATAAACAGGCAGCTCG GATGGAATCCTAAGACATCACTTTGGGACCTGCTTGAATCCACCCTGACTTATCAGCACAGGACATATGCTGAAGCCGTCAAGAAAGCCATTGCAAAACCAATTGCTAGTTAA
- the LOC130742979 gene encoding putative phospholipid:diacylglycerol acyltransferase 2 yields MKNEVKKKKQNKEWRCIDSCFWMVGYVCTTWWILSFIYRCLPATLPGFEAPESPGVRLSREGVAALHPVVLVPGIVTGGLELWEGRPCAEGLFRKRLWGGSFAHILKRPLCWLEHLSLDNETGLDPPGIRVRAVPELVAADDFSSGYLVWAVLVENLARIGYEGKNLYMAAYDWRLSFQNTEIRDQSLSRLKSKIELMFVTNGYKKVVVVPQSMGAIYFLHFLKWVETPTPMGGGGGAGWCDKHIKAVMNISPAFLGNPRAVSNIFSAEGGDVGFVRAVASGVLNFDYLGLQTVEHVLRVCRTWDSIISLMPKGGETIWGHLYRCPTSKCDKGYMKNFVSHNTYNCCDTQKVLQVKEPLEYRRAISFGKAVSQLLASLLTLLDSEEISRETNSATFNSTCEDVWTECDEMSRERNQRVTKTKAYTSSTIFDLLNYAAPKMKRAEAHFSHGIAENLDDPTYTHYKYWSNPLETKLPDAPQMEIYCIYGVETPIERSYDYKLSSSDKRTRIPFQSDLSVDEEEGSWLHNDVYSVDGDENVHVLSSGFMCAKGWRGRTQFNPSGMATYVREYQHKQPGSLLQGRGLESTGARVNVMANIALIEDVLRVASGATGADIGGDRIFSDIMKMSKRINLKL; encoded by the exons ATGAAAAATGAagtgaaaaagaagaagcagaacaagGAATGGAGGTGCATTGATTCATGTTTTTGGATGGTTGGGTATGTGTGCACCACTTGGTGGATTCTGAGTTTCATCTACCGGTGTTTACCTGCTACATTACCTGGTTTTGAAGCACCTGAGTCACCTGGGGTGAGGTTGAGCCGTGAAGGGGTGGCTGCACTTCACCCTGTTGTTCTTGTACCTGGCATTGTCACTGGTGGGTTGGAACTCTGGGAAGGGAGGCCCTGTGCTGAAGGGCTTTTCAGAAAGCGATTGTGGGGTGGCAGTTTTGCTCACATACTCAAAAG GCCTTTATGCTGGTTAGAGCATCTCTCTCTAGATAACGAGACTGGGCTAGACCCACCGGGAATTCGAGTGAGGGCAGTGCCTGAACTTGTTGCTGCTGATGACTTTTCTTCTGGTTATCTTGTTTGGGCAGTTTTAGTAGAAAATTTGGCAAGAATTGGTTATGAAGGGAAGAATTTGTACATGGCTGCCTATGACTGGAGATTGTCTTTCCAGAATACAGAG ATTCGAGACCAATCTCTTAGTAGATTGAAGAGTAAGATTGAGCTCATGTTTGTAACAAACGGCTATAAGAAAGTGGTAGTGGTGCCTCAATCTATGGGGGCTATTTATTTCCTCCATTTCCTAAAATGGGTTGAGACACCTACTCCAAtgggaggaggtggtggtgcagGATGGTGTGACAAGCACATTAAAGCAGTCATGAACATTAGCCCGGCATTTCTTGGTAATCCAAGAGCAGTTAGCAATATATTTTCAGCTGAAGGCGGTGATGTCGGTTTTGTGAG AGCCGTGGCTTCTGGTGTTTTAAATTTTGATTACCTTGGCCTTCAAACGGTTGAACATGTCTTGCGGGTATGTAGAACATGGGATTCAATCATCTCATTGATGCCAAAAGGTGGTGAAACCATCTGGGGTCACTTGTATAGGTGTCCTACGAGTAAATGTGATAAGGGATATATGAAGAACTTTGTAAGTCACAATACTTATAACTGCTGTGATACGCAGAAAGTTCTTCAAGTAAAAGAGCCTCTGGAGTATAGAAGAGCAATCTCTTTTGGCAAGGCAGTCTCACAGTTACTCGCTTCACTTCTCACTTTACTTGATTCCGAG GAAATTTCAAGGGAAACTAATTCTGCTACTTTTAACTCAACATGTGAGGATGTTTGGACTGAATGTGATGAGATGAGCAGAGAAAGAAACCAAAGAGTTACTAAAACAAAGGCTTATACATCAAGTACGATTTTTGATCTACTTAATTATGCGGCTCCAAAAATGAAGCGGGCTGAGGCTCACTTCTCTCACGGTATAGCAGAGAACTTAGATGATCCTACATACACCCATTACAAATACTGGTCTAATCCACTCGAAACCAA ACTACCCGATGCTCCGCAAATGGAAATATACTGTATATATGGTGTTGAAACTCCTATTGAAAGATCATATGATTACAAGTTGTCCTCCTCTGACAAGCGCACGCGTATTCCTTTCCAAAGTGATCTTTCAGTAGATGAAGAAGAGGGTAGTTGGTTACACAATGATGTTTATTCTGTGGATGGTGATGAGAATGTGCATGTTTTAAGTTCAGGGTTCATGTGTGCCAAAGGATGGCGCGGAAGAACACAGTTCAATCCATCCGGCATGGCTACATATGTAAGAGAGTATCAGCACAAACAACCAGGTAGTCTTCTTCAAGGGAGAGGTCTAGAGAGTACTGGAGCACGTGTCAATGTTATGGCGAATATTGCCTTGATTGAAGATGTTTTAAGAGTTGCTTCTGGAGCAACTGGTGCAGATATTGGCGGTGATAGAATATTTTCAGATATCATGAAGATGTCTAAAAGGATAAATCTCAAACTGTGA